One Helianthus annuus cultivar XRQ/B chromosome 7, HanXRQr2.0-SUNRISE, whole genome shotgun sequence genomic region harbors:
- the LOC110936335 gene encoding D-amino-acid transaminase, chloroplastic has product MVGSYTSKTSGEHLFHRIRLKGPQAHHITSHVRRRSSSSSSMAAPSFLKKPISETPLVIDKSRNLRLPLHFSQFRLCGRRHVVKSSLIESNHVPILSASEAIERLRTSRESCKRTQRYLAMYSSVFGGITTDQGAMVIPMDDHMVHRGHGVFDTAAIVDGFLYELEQHLDRFLGSASKAKIKPPFDKETTKRILVQTASASSCKNGSLRYWLSSGPGDFQLSPSGCHQSTLYAIVIQDLSPPNYNGIKVITSSVPIKPPQFATMKSVNYLPNVLSKMEAEENGAYAAIWLDEQGFVAEGPNMNVAFVTPESDLLMPPFDKILSGCTSKRVLELVRHLVQIGQLRGVQVRDVSVKEGKQAREMMLIGSGVVVRPVLQWDDQVIGNGKEGVVTESLRNLILEDMKNGPSTVRTLIPY; this is encoded by the exons ATGGTGGGTTCATATACATCCAAAACTAGTGGAGAGCATCTTTTCCATCGAATACGTTTGAAAGGCCCGCAGGcacatcacatcacatcacatgttCGAAGacgatcatcatcatcttcctccatggcTGCTCCCTCGTTTTTGAAGAAACCCATCTCTGAAACCCCGCTGGTTATCGATAAGTCTCGAAATCTCCGTCTCCCTCTTCACTTTTCTCAATTTAGGTTATGTGGAAGACGCCATGTGGTTAAAAGTTCATTGATCG AGAGTAATCATGTTCCTATTCTTTCGGCTTCCGAG GCAATTGAAAGACTGAGGACAAGCCGGGAAAGTTGCAAAAGAACGCAACGCTATTTGGCTATGTACTCGAGCGTTTTTGGTGGGATCACGACAGACCAAGGCGCCATGGTGATTCCAATGGATGACCATATGGTTCATAGAGGACATGGTGTTTTCGACACTGCTGCCATAGTTGATGG ATTCCTATATGAGCTGGAGCAACACCTTGATCGCTTCCTAGGTTCCGCAAGCAAAGCAAAAATAAAGCCCCCTTTCGATAAAGAAACCACGAAAAGAATACTTGTACAAACCGCAAGTGCTTCATCTTGTAAAAATGGATCATTAAGATACTGGCTTTCATCCGGTCCTGGTGATTTCCAACTCTCTCCCTCTGGCTGCCACCAGTCAACTCTTTACGCCATTGTCATCCAAGACCTATCCCCTCCTAACTACAACGGCATCAAAGTAATTACATCATCTGTTCCAATAAAGCCACCACAATTTGCCACCATGAAGAGCGTAAACTATCTTCCAAATGTTCTTTCCAAAATGGAAGCTGAAGAAAATGGCGCATATGCTGCCATCTGGTTGGATGAACAGGGCTTTGTTGCTGAAGGGCCCAACATGAATGTGGCTTTTGTAACACCAGAGAGTGACCTTTTGATGCCTCCCTTTGACAAAATACTCAGCGGGTGTACTTCAAAGAGGGTTTTGGAACTTGTACGCCATTTGGTACAAATCGGGCAACTTAGAGGGGTACAAGTGAGAGACGTGAGTGTGAAGGAAGGGAAACAGGCACGAGAGATGATGCTGATTGGTAGTGGAGTTGTTGTTCGACCCGTATTGCAGTGGGATGATCAGGTCATAGGCAATG GTAAAGAAGGTGTAGTGACAGAGTCTCTTCGAAATCTAATTTTGGAGGACATGAAAAATGGTCCATCAACCGTACGCACTCTTATTCCTTACTAA